The Pyrenophora tritici-repentis strain M4 chromosome 3, whole genome shotgun sequence genome has a window encoding:
- a CDS encoding Membrane-bound metallopeptidase, with product MAPIDDAIADLESQEPEEKLVLAEFARKWGEYGYAQQQAISPQQELELVRYIKTLTERGLPPTREMIRNFSSEVAHQQLSESWVTRFINRHEIHLISKWTSAMDRTRHLADSESKYRLYFELLHRKITEYHLEARDIYNMDEKGFLIGLIGRSKRIFSRRQWEKKEVRASFQDGSREFLTVLACCCADGSSLPPSLIYASAKGAIRSSWVEDIKAGEHDIFVSSSPTGWSNNNIGLAWLEQVFDRCTKQRSGRWRLLILDGHGSHVTMEFIKYCDRHRILLMILPPHSTHTLQPLDVVLFKPLSQAYSNELINHLHKAQGLVPIKKGDFFPLFWSAWISSFTENLILKAFEVTGIWPIDANVILRRFASTPEAERSSSLGLSDHDWRKIDRLVRAAVTDSHQYEARKLRSSVHHLSVQNELLKHENEGLKEALQHKKKHRKKGKALDLQQRQECHGGSVFWSPRKLREARAREAVRERDETEEKLQKAWAKKQRKEAQLQRQVELEEKRVERQRLKEMREVERAEKAAERARKVEAQHQKKYIQQAQKRKRKASQVLSPSNKRQKRAGAAHAGVQARDELSATPAQVTSRGRNVNLPQKYR from the exons ATGGCTCCAATTGATGATGCGATTGCAGATTTAGAGTCGCAAGAGCCCGAAGAAAAACTTGTATTAGCAGAGTTTGCGAGGAAATGGGGT GAGTATGGATACGCTCAGCAGCAAGCTATCagcccacaacaagagctagagcttgtgagatatatcAAAACGCTCACAGAGAGAGGCCTTCCTCctacaagagagatgatcaggaatttctcatcagaagtagcccatcagcagctcagcgagagctgggttactcgcttcatcaaccgacacgagatccatctcatctcaaagtggaccagcgccatggatcgtacgcgccacctggctgattctgagtcaaagtatagactctacttcgagctgctgcatcgaaagatcaccgaataccaccttgaggctcgagatatatacaatatggatgagaagggcttcttgattggcttgataggcagaagcaagagaatattcagcaggcgtcaatgggagaagaaggaggttcgagcatctttccaggatggatcacgcgagtttctgacagtcctggcctgctgctgcgccgatgggagctcgctgcccCCAAGCCTCATCTACGCATCTGCGAAAGGAGCTATACGATCAAGTTGGGTAGAGGATAttaaggcaggagaacatgatatctttgtctcatcatctccgacaggctggtcaaacaATAACATTGGTCTAGCTTGGCTtgagcaggtgtttgatcgctgtacaaagcagcgatcagggagatggagattactcatccttgatggccatggatctcatgtcacgatggagtttatcaaatactgcgatcgccataggattctcctcatgatccttcctccccattcgactcacacgctccagccgctcgATGTAGTGCTATTtaagccactctctcaagcctactccaACGAGCTCATCAATCatctccataaggctcaaggcctcgtcccaatcaagaaaggagacttcttcccactcttctggagcgcatggatatcctccttcacagagaACCTtatattgaaggccttcgaagttactgggatctggccgatagatgccaacgttatccttcgtagatttgccagcacgccagaagctgagagaagctcatcattagggctctctgatcatgatTGGAGAAAGATAGATCGATTAGTTCGAGCTGCTGTCActgatagccatcagtatgaggcaagaaagctgcgtTCAAGCGTCCACCATCTCTCTGTTCAGAatgagcttttaaagcatgagaatgagggcttaaaggaggctcttcaacacaaaaagaagcacaggaagaagggcaaagctcttgaccttcaacagcgccaggagtgtcacggtggctctgtcttctggtctcctcgcaagttgcgtgaggctcgagctagagaagcagtacgggagcgagatgagacggaggagaaactccaaaaagcatgggccaagaagcagcgtaAGGAGGCtcaactgcagcgtcaagttgagctcgaggagaagcgtgtagagaggcagaggctcaaggagatgagggaggttgagcgagctgagaaagcagctgaacgcgcgcgcaaagttgaagctcaacaccagaaaaaATATATCCAACAAGCTCAAAAACGCAAGCGTAAAGCCTCACAAGTACTCTCACCAAGtaacaagcgtcaaaaacgcgctGGCGCTGCTCACGCTGGTGTTCAAGCTCGAGATGAGCTATCTGCTACTCCAGCCCAAgtcacatcacgtggccgcaacgtcaacctcccacaaaaatatagatag